A region of Dermabacter vaginalis DNA encodes the following proteins:
- a CDS encoding LacI family DNA-binding transcriptional regulator, with protein sequence MPTPRKRATSQDVATLAGVSRATVSMVLNDRTEGTVSEETRKRVLEAAKTLQYTRSRAALTLREKHTRTIGIISDEIMTSPWAGRMLRAANQAAHERGYFTLSMDRSIEGITQESAIHTLLEREVDGLMIATMGAVHVRVEPGAAPIPIALLNCFNTCAPASSTPPPDFTAEERLTQEEGPTVTVTGPTLFPEFGPDDYQGGFRAAQRLIDVGHERIAMFTGDDVVIAKRARDAGFFDACREAGIKPRFVSAGWELDDGFRAGSRVLAEPFNRRPTGIFCIRDRVAAGLLQAAAVAGVNVPHDLSVIGFDDEDYFAERLTPPLTTIALPHIEMGRAAMSALIDEIEQPKSVVPDRSVFTCPLVERQTVARPKGLS encoded by the coding sequence ATGCCCACGCCGCGTAAACGCGCTACCTCGCAAGACGTTGCCACGCTCGCGGGAGTTTCTCGCGCAACCGTGTCCATGGTGCTCAACGACCGCACCGAAGGAACGGTTTCAGAGGAAACGCGCAAGCGCGTGCTCGAAGCAGCAAAAACTCTCCAGTACACGCGCTCACGGGCGGCACTCACGCTGCGTGAAAAGCACACGCGTACGATCGGGATTATTTCCGACGAAATTATGACCTCCCCCTGGGCTGGGCGCATGTTGCGCGCCGCTAACCAAGCCGCGCACGAACGCGGGTATTTCACGCTCAGCATGGATCGCTCGATCGAGGGCATCACGCAAGAAAGCGCAATACACACCCTCCTCGAGCGAGAAGTCGACGGACTCATGATCGCGACCATGGGCGCCGTCCACGTTCGAGTGGAACCGGGGGCCGCACCCATCCCGATCGCGCTCCTCAATTGCTTCAACACTTGTGCGCCAGCGAGCTCCACCCCACCACCGGATTTCACGGCCGAGGAACGCTTGACGCAGGAGGAAGGTCCGACGGTCACCGTGACCGGGCCGACCCTTTTCCCCGAGTTTGGCCCCGATGACTACCAGGGCGGCTTCCGCGCCGCGCAGCGTTTGATCGATGTTGGCCACGAACGCATTGCCATGTTCACGGGCGACGACGTCGTCATCGCCAAGCGGGCACGCGATGCGGGTTTCTTCGACGCGTGCCGTGAGGCCGGCATCAAACCGCGGTTTGTCTCAGCGGGATGGGAGCTGGACGATGGCTTTCGCGCGGGTTCTCGTGTCCTCGCAGAACCCTTTAATCGCCGACCAACGGGGATCTTCTGCATCCGCGATCGCGTGGCAGCGGGACTCTTGCAGGCTGCTGCCGTCGCGGGCGTCAATGTTCCTCACGACTTGAGCGTGATCGGTTTTGACGATGAGGATTATTTTGCGGAACGCCTCACCCCTCCGCTTACCACAATTGCTCTTCCGCACATCGAGATGGGGCGAGCTGCCATGAGCGCGCTCATCGACGAAATCGAACAACCGAAGTCGGTTGTCCCTGATCGATCAGTTTTCACGTGCCCGCTTGTCGAGCGCCAAACGGTCGCACGCCCGAAAGGCCTGTCCTAG
- a CDS encoding PD-(D/E)XK nuclease family protein has product MKIRFGWLADGAAWAPRGAGAERSWDMVAGPRELVGVLLTRLGLLHPDTPYAVRVAHMQRLMGEVHHPWYARSRERDSWNTARAMLRLRDEALEAGWRPLESGEFDGASHPRLSALVSLERVINVGVAGVPGANLPPGFADDLASVHAELEAIVDSGEAWPLGIDVIECAEEPASLPGRWPAIFALLERCGVKIEVRADHQRVPVELSLVRVPQELSAGEIAAHILEEECGGAAPVTVLAGRDTLPLDISLVRRGLPPVAYNPEAAPRLAAQVVPLFLEASSSPVNVRALVEFLSVEVPCEKAREAAGEGQASAPVLPRKVTRALLRALGTEAGIDTRDPESAFSKALVQIGEDAENGAQNLAIVRELCAFTAETPSEVMEARDLERRLAFLDARVEAMPRAAGPAKSVIRQHLSALRDLLDLSGAERLQERELRELVAASAPSPRSVLARPSVTPWNTAANEAHVEGGTVLWWGAAGVPSRRSATWGKSEIEILETGGARILEAEDLEALEMETKLRALGSATRIVAVAADVVDGEHASLNPVLAPLAGACLDANPDMKARDPEESDPTRHRAVSTDARAWAAAQIESGRRRRPEELRFMPPSSLAREVAPGMHLMPHKLSYTQLDTLHRDALAWVLRYPFGIKPGNAASVPSGNRAIGTLVHAVIETLVKEGRVPPSYEIPESTIDEIFTRLVPRYASDLDLPGNEAQRAFVLRRAKASIHLLFRTLSTAGIGVLDIEHRLEGVPLEFTVEGSDASQRITVPLSGSIDLAGIDEHGAPVLLDFKWTNSTSRYAGYVAENASLQLATYAWAYGTQRAEVHEPRTGYFMLRQGEFVTNDRGLGGRGASSEGGALALFERLRATIEDELSAIAAGHVTSALGDLALASGLSNYETAHKKAAAELAEARAEAGRVFVDHNAGYSDYRLLTGLTGDYS; this is encoded by the coding sequence GTGAAGATTCGATTTGGGTGGCTTGCCGATGGCGCCGCGTGGGCGCCGCGCGGGGCCGGCGCGGAGCGTTCGTGGGACATGGTCGCGGGCCCCCGTGAACTCGTGGGCGTTCTGCTCACGCGCCTGGGGTTGCTGCATCCTGATACGCCGTATGCGGTGCGTGTCGCGCATATGCAGCGGCTCATGGGCGAGGTCCATCACCCGTGGTACGCGCGCTCGCGGGAGCGAGATTCGTGGAATACGGCGCGCGCGATGCTTCGGTTGCGCGATGAAGCACTCGAGGCGGGGTGGAGGCCGCTTGAGTCGGGGGAGTTTGATGGGGCGAGCCATCCGCGCCTCAGTGCACTCGTCTCTCTGGAACGGGTCATCAACGTGGGTGTTGCGGGGGTTCCCGGCGCGAATCTTCCGCCGGGTTTTGCCGACGATCTCGCGAGCGTGCACGCCGAGCTCGAGGCGATTGTGGATTCCGGTGAGGCGTGGCCGCTTGGAATCGACGTGATCGAGTGCGCGGAGGAACCCGCGTCGCTCCCCGGGCGTTGGCCCGCGATTTTCGCTCTTCTTGAACGCTGCGGCGTAAAAATCGAGGTCAGGGCGGATCATCAACGGGTGCCGGTGGAACTTTCTCTCGTGCGCGTGCCCCAAGAACTATCCGCCGGTGAGATTGCCGCGCACATCCTCGAGGAGGAATGCGGCGGTGCGGCTCCCGTGACCGTCCTCGCGGGTCGTGACACGCTCCCGCTCGATATCTCGCTCGTGCGCCGGGGTTTGCCGCCCGTCGCGTATAACCCCGAGGCTGCGCCGCGGCTCGCCGCGCAAGTCGTGCCGCTTTTTCTCGAGGCGAGCAGTTCCCCCGTGAATGTGCGGGCGCTCGTGGAGTTTCTCAGTGTCGAGGTGCCGTGTGAAAAAGCTCGGGAAGCAGCGGGGGAGGGGCAAGCGTCGGCCCCCGTACTTCCGCGCAAGGTCACGCGAGCGCTTCTGCGCGCGCTGGGCACGGAAGCGGGGATTGATACTCGCGACCCGGAATCGGCATTTTCCAAGGCCCTCGTGCAGATCGGCGAGGATGCCGAAAATGGCGCGCAGAATCTCGCCATCGTGCGGGAGTTGTGTGCGTTCACTGCGGAAACGCCGAGCGAGGTCATGGAGGCTCGGGACCTCGAGCGTCGTCTCGCATTCCTTGACGCGCGCGTGGAGGCAATGCCGCGCGCGGCAGGGCCCGCCAAGAGTGTCATTCGCCAACACCTCTCCGCGCTGCGGGATCTTCTGGACCTTTCGGGAGCCGAGCGCCTCCAGGAGCGTGAGCTCAGGGAACTCGTGGCGGCATCGGCGCCCTCACCACGATCGGTGCTTGCGCGCCCCTCGGTAACACCGTGGAACACGGCCGCGAATGAAGCTCACGTTGAAGGGGGAACGGTGCTGTGGTGGGGTGCCGCCGGAGTGCCGAGCCGGCGAAGCGCCACGTGGGGCAAGTCCGAGATCGAGATTCTCGAGACGGGCGGGGCACGCATTCTCGAAGCGGAGGATCTCGAAGCGCTCGAGATGGAAACGAAGCTCCGTGCCCTCGGCAGCGCTACGAGAATCGTTGCCGTTGCCGCCGACGTCGTCGACGGTGAGCACGCGAGCCTCAATCCCGTGCTCGCCCCTCTCGCGGGAGCGTGTCTCGACGCGAATCCCGATATGAAGGCGCGCGATCCTGAGGAGTCGGACCCGACCCGCCACCGCGCGGTGAGTACCGATGCGCGCGCATGGGCCGCCGCGCAAATCGAGTCTGGCCGTCGCAGGAGGCCCGAGGAACTCCGGTTCATGCCGCCATCAAGCCTTGCGCGCGAGGTCGCGCCCGGCATGCACCTCATGCCGCACAAACTGTCGTACACGCAGCTCGACACTCTCCACCGCGACGCCCTCGCGTGGGTACTTCGCTATCCGTTCGGCATCAAGCCGGGCAACGCCGCGAGTGTTCCGAGTGGCAACCGTGCAATCGGCACACTCGTGCACGCCGTGATCGAAACGCTCGTGAAGGAGGGGCGCGTTCCACCGAGCTACGAAATCCCCGAAAGCACAATCGACGAGATCTTCACGCGCCTCGTGCCTCGTTATGCGAGCGACCTCGACCTCCCCGGAAACGAAGCCCAGCGCGCCTTCGTTCTGCGCCGCGCGAAAGCGAGCATTCACCTGCTCTTTCGCACGCTCAGCACCGCGGGCATCGGCGTGCTCGACATTGAGCACAGGCTCGAGGGCGTGCCGCTCGAGTTCACGGTCGAGGGGTCCGACGCTTCCCAGCGCATCACCGTGCCCCTTTCCGGCTCGATCGACCTCGCCGGCATCGACGAGCACGGTGCACCGGTTCTCCTCGATTTCAAATGGACCAATAGCACGTCCCGATACGCGGGCTACGTTGCCGAAAACGCCTCGCTCCAGCTTGCGACCTACGCCTGGGCCTACGGCACGCAGCGAGCTGAGGTGCACGAGCCGCGAACCGGGTACTTCATGCTGCGCCAAGGCGAGTTCGTGACGAACGATCGTGGCCTCGGCGGGCGCGGCGCGAGTAGCGAAGGTGGAGCCCTCGCGCTGTTCGAGAGGTTGCGCGCCACGATCGAGGATGAGCTGAGCGCGATCGCGGCGGGCCACGTCACGAGCGCACTCGGGGATCTCGCTCTCGCAAGCGGTCTGTCGAACTACGAGACCGCCCACAAGAAAGCCGCGGCAGAACTTGCCGAGGCGCGTGCGGAAGCCGGGCGCGTATTCGTGGATCACAACGCCGGCTACAGCGACTACCGCCTGCTCACGGGACTCACGGGAGACTACTCATGA
- a CDS encoding UvrD-helicase domain-containing protein — translation MTFTVITASAGSGKTYTLTTRLADALAGGVRTSEIIATTFTTKAAAELRERLQLRLLELGQVEKANEIGSALIGTVNSIAGQIVQDYAIDLGLSPELRVLSEEESGTILTASINHTLAEVEEREHALLARLGYEGTPGQSANSFQREESWASAVRDLTKLARTNAVSPAALARNAEESIADFRAMIEAAGYETGPDQREQWRRTFEGCLAELKKDLDAALAAQAQGEELTEWPSDGAPVKRLGSTLGNVQGSVVTLEAAHRRMSRDMSAVPWREWMALADVSGMAASQGGKKPGARPKAVFAPLAALIFGESDGVGVLGNEAFLADVERLIRLAFSTAAHALEAYAERKAALGVMDFADQEILALDLVGDSDRVPASLKKRVRASLKERFRFLAVDEFQDTSPIQLELFMRLGDLVDDVVWVGDQKQSIYGFRDAAPELMAGVVSAVRKQHGGFAGGSVEALTDSYRSSAAPLSLSNALFTAIFRDMDPSTVALDIPERRESTRHEGGIEVWKGPETLPRAKDSALRSSIATGIHALLTSGATLDGKPVKPGDIAVLARGGGSLSTVTDALETLGIPTTGTERNLWTGREAHLMRAGLASLLDPSDTLALAELVDLIPEHASHETWFQELGALPDRAEREGRMKAWREDPSLASLEALRARAAQLSPSEVVLALIDALELPRRAKQWSTTEDRLAVLDAFHALARTYEDDCASRGRAMGLAGLRAFLDEHGEEHKLAHDPNAVTVGTIHGAKGLQWPVVITIVPDKAKDARDSVTVKPRPADEFDAEHPLEGRGLTFIPILNDAFPPMAKALALNPDVTRARLENRAEEARIHYVALTRAKYQLVLAGHKDLAETLYAQFSPEVVEAEIAEAAAWTPDRDDSPKALKERKVARDQKATYTLSLTEESDGSAALTVTGARVPVGLPGQSEPPCSADACENAKAGKCECGARVSTIPVTVLHHETPEELEESESPLEPYRQERSPLAASVAARPAGTPSSFVEHEGGLPARFAASAVASVGIDANVTIHAKLGAPLVGEGGEHRELVGEAVHAYLATPYALLPRERQLALARRITERWLGTDPLLKAKVTPEVVIEAGERWHAWSAREFPGHTAGTEVPVAWWNADGQAMEGWIDSLLTLENGHSIVVDHKTNSRTDPVQVLDYIRKEYVGQLATYMSALEERTGRRPEYALVHLPLSGYVVKVEIGS, via the coding sequence ATGACCTTCACCGTCATCACAGCGTCGGCAGGATCCGGCAAAACGTACACGCTCACGACCCGCCTCGCGGACGCGCTCGCGGGAGGGGTGCGCACGAGCGAGATCATCGCGACGACCTTCACCACCAAGGCCGCCGCTGAACTGCGTGAACGCCTCCAACTGCGTCTCCTCGAACTCGGCCAGGTGGAGAAAGCCAACGAGATTGGTTCGGCGCTCATCGGCACGGTGAACTCGATCGCCGGGCAGATCGTTCAGGACTACGCGATTGACCTGGGGCTCAGCCCCGAGCTTCGCGTTCTGAGCGAGGAGGAAAGCGGCACCATCCTCACGGCGTCGATCAACCACACCCTCGCGGAAGTGGAAGAGCGCGAACACGCACTGCTCGCGAGACTCGGGTACGAGGGGACTCCGGGGCAAAGCGCCAATTCTTTCCAGAGGGAAGAGTCGTGGGCGAGCGCCGTCAGAGACCTGACGAAGCTCGCGCGCACGAACGCCGTGAGTCCCGCCGCGCTCGCGCGCAACGCCGAGGAATCCATCGCGGATTTCCGCGCGATGATCGAAGCTGCAGGGTACGAGACTGGTCCGGACCAGCGGGAGCAGTGGAGGAGGACCTTCGAGGGCTGCCTCGCGGAGCTCAAAAAGGACCTCGATGCGGCCCTCGCGGCGCAGGCCCAGGGCGAGGAGCTCACCGAGTGGCCAAGCGACGGCGCACCGGTGAAACGCCTCGGATCCACCCTCGGGAATGTTCAGGGCTCAGTCGTGACGCTCGAGGCCGCCCACCGCCGCATGAGCCGCGACATGAGCGCGGTTCCGTGGCGCGAATGGATGGCGCTCGCCGATGTCAGCGGGATGGCGGCGTCGCAGGGAGGCAAGAAGCCCGGGGCGAGACCGAAAGCCGTTTTTGCGCCGCTCGCCGCGCTCATCTTCGGTGAAAGCGATGGCGTGGGAGTGCTCGGCAACGAAGCGTTCCTCGCCGATGTCGAGCGGCTCATTCGCCTCGCGTTTTCGACCGCCGCGCACGCGCTCGAAGCCTATGCCGAGCGGAAGGCTGCCCTCGGCGTCATGGACTTCGCCGACCAGGAAATCCTCGCACTCGACCTCGTGGGTGATAGCGACCGCGTGCCGGCCTCGCTCAAGAAACGCGTGCGTGCCTCTCTCAAAGAGCGATTCCGGTTCCTCGCCGTCGATGAATTCCAGGACACCTCGCCGATCCAACTCGAGTTGTTCATGCGGCTCGGTGACCTCGTTGACGACGTCGTGTGGGTCGGCGACCAAAAACAGTCGATCTACGGTTTTCGCGATGCCGCTCCCGAACTCATGGCGGGCGTCGTGTCCGCCGTGCGCAAGCAGCACGGCGGTTTCGCTGGCGGGAGCGTCGAGGCACTCACGGATTCATACCGCAGCTCCGCGGCACCGCTCTCCCTCTCGAACGCCCTGTTTACGGCCATTTTCCGCGACATGGATCCGTCGACCGTCGCTCTCGACATCCCTGAGAGGCGGGAGAGCACGCGGCACGAGGGCGGCATCGAAGTGTGGAAGGGGCCAGAAACCCTGCCGCGCGCGAAGGATTCGGCGCTGCGAAGCTCGATCGCGACCGGAATTCACGCACTGCTCACCTCGGGCGCCACGCTTGACGGCAAGCCCGTGAAGCCCGGCGACATCGCCGTCCTCGCGAGGGGCGGCGGGTCGCTTTCCACCGTCACCGATGCGCTCGAAACTCTCGGCATTCCCACGACGGGCACGGAAAGGAACCTCTGGACGGGCCGCGAAGCGCACTTGATGCGCGCGGGGCTCGCCTCGCTTCTCGACCCGAGCGATACGCTCGCGCTCGCCGAACTCGTGGATCTCATCCCCGAGCACGCCTCGCACGAGACCTGGTTCCAGGAGCTCGGCGCGCTTCCCGATCGCGCAGAGCGCGAGGGTCGCATGAAGGCGTGGCGTGAGGATCCGTCGCTCGCGAGTCTCGAAGCTCTCCGTGCACGCGCCGCGCAACTGAGCCCAAGTGAAGTCGTGCTGGCACTCATCGACGCGCTCGAGCTTCCCCGGCGCGCCAAGCAGTGGAGTACGACCGAAGATCGCCTCGCCGTGCTCGACGCGTTCCACGCTCTCGCGCGCACGTACGAAGACGACTGCGCAAGCCGCGGTCGCGCCATGGGACTCGCGGGTCTTCGTGCTTTCCTCGACGAGCACGGTGAGGAGCACAAACTCGCGCATGACCCTAATGCCGTCACCGTGGGCACGATCCACGGGGCGAAAGGTCTCCAGTGGCCCGTGGTGATCACGATCGTCCCCGACAAGGCCAAAGACGCTCGTGATTCCGTCACGGTGAAGCCAAGACCCGCCGATGAATTCGATGCTGAGCACCCTCTCGAGGGCCGCGGACTGACGTTTATCCCGATTCTCAACGACGCGTTCCCGCCCATGGCGAAAGCGCTCGCCCTCAACCCCGATGTTACGCGCGCTCGCCTCGAGAATCGCGCCGAGGAAGCCCGAATCCATTACGTGGCCCTCACGCGAGCGAAATATCAGCTCGTTCTCGCGGGTCACAAGGACCTTGCCGAAACCCTGTATGCGCAGTTCTCGCCCGAAGTTGTCGAAGCGGAAATAGCCGAGGCCGCCGCTTGGACGCCCGATCGGGACGATTCGCCGAAGGCCTTGAAAGAACGCAAGGTGGCGCGGGATCAGAAGGCCACCTACACGCTCAGCCTCACGGAGGAGTCCGACGGCTCCGCGGCTCTCACCGTGACCGGGGCTCGCGTACCGGTCGGCCTGCCGGGCCAGAGTGAGCCTCCCTGCTCCGCTGATGCTTGCGAGAACGCCAAGGCGGGCAAGTGTGAGTGCGGTGCTCGCGTCTCCACGATCCCCGTGACGGTTCTCCACCACGAGACTCCCGAGGAACTGGAGGAATCCGAGTCGCCTCTCGAGCCGTACCGCCAGGAGCGTAGCCCTCTCGCAGCGTCGGTCGCGGCCAGGCCCGCGGGCACGCCGTCGAGCTTCGTTGAGCACGAGGGCGGCCTTCCCGCGAGGTTCGCGGCGAGCGCAGTCGCATCCGTGGGCATCGACGCGAACGTGACGATCCACGCGAAGCTGGGCGCTCCTCTCGTGGGTGAGGGTGGGGAGCATCGCGAACTCGTCGGCGAAGCGGTCCACGCGTACCTCGCGACCCCCTATGCGCTGCTTCCCCGTGAGCGCCAGCTCGCCCTCGCGCGAAGGATTACCGAGCGCTGGCTTGGTACGGACCCCCTGCTCAAGGCGAAGGTCACGCCCGAGGTTGTCATTGAGGCGGGCGAGCGGTGGCATGCGTGGTCCGCGCGGGAGTTTCCCGGGCACACCGCCGGCACCGAAGTGCCGGTCGCGTGGTGGAATGCCGACGGCCAAGCCATGGAGGGCTGGATCGACTCGCTGCTCACTCTCGAGAACGGTCACAGCATCGTCGTGGATCACAAAACCAATTCACGCACAGACCCGGTCCAGGTCCTCGACTACATCCGCAAAGAGTACGTGGGTCAACTCGCGACCTACATGAGCGCCCTCGAGGAACGCACCGGGCGGCGGCCCGAGTATGCCCTCGTGCATCTCCCGCTCAGCGGCTACGTCGTGAAAGTCGAGATCGGGAGCTAG
- a CDS encoding glycogen debranching N-terminal domain-containing protein, which translates to MPLHQPFVHDLCGVFAAPVHAWSTPSGAMTGEGAEGLFLADDRLIKTYELEVRGAQLTDGAAPEQLPEGELSSMGLETFGAKKLRFTDVVSLEGLPVDPVVRLVREREASIDGVRETLTVTSAADHPVAFELDVALDLDASPMAAVKDPHLAKKLAVAAPTASLNRSTAEWSWREGTRARLSIEGEGTTLATSTEEGRVLHARLRTTLEPNTTATVAWDLTARDDRAPFTGVDTPNLGAGIALEKPHDAEQTAVGTLLTQSLADLTSLRLARHNDPDQAFLAAGAPWFFTLFGRDSLIAASFLAPLHPELAASTLRTLATQQGTAKNIDTAEQPGKILHEVRAVGMDMGDSYLPPVYYGTIDATPLWILLAGDVTDLGLDVSDLADNVARAADWLLDHADADGNLFLEYIDESGHGLANQGWKDSGDSVRFADGTIAEGPIALAEVQGYAYEAGLVAARLLEQWGHERANELGERLRERCDGLRRAFRDQFWVEDNKGAYIALALDGKKRPVDGVASNMGHLLGTGLLDQREERLVVDQLMDSTMFTGFGIRTLSSDNGAYFPTRYHGGSVWSHDTAFIMRQALRAGFTSEAQQIARALVRAARGFEWRLPELFAGDPTAAVQLPLPYPASCRPQAWAAASAVPIAEILGLLPARG; encoded by the coding sequence ATGCCCCTCCACCAGCCCTTCGTCCACGACCTCTGCGGCGTCTTTGCCGCGCCCGTTCACGCATGGTCCACCCCGAGCGGGGCAATGACAGGCGAGGGCGCCGAGGGGCTCTTCCTCGCCGATGACCGCCTCATCAAGACCTACGAATTGGAGGTTCGCGGCGCGCAGCTCACCGACGGTGCCGCCCCCGAGCAGCTCCCGGAAGGCGAGCTCTCGAGCATGGGCCTCGAAACCTTTGGCGCGAAGAAGCTCCGCTTCACCGATGTCGTGTCGCTCGAGGGGCTCCCCGTCGATCCCGTCGTGCGGCTCGTTCGCGAGCGCGAGGCCAGCATCGACGGCGTGCGAGAAACGCTCACGGTGACCTCCGCGGCGGACCACCCCGTTGCCTTCGAACTCGACGTGGCGCTCGACCTCGACGCGAGCCCCATGGCGGCCGTCAAAGACCCGCACCTCGCTAAGAAACTTGCCGTAGCGGCCCCTACCGCGAGCCTTAACCGCAGCACTGCCGAATGGAGCTGGCGAGAGGGAACGCGCGCACGCCTCAGCATCGAAGGTGAGGGCACAACGCTCGCCACGTCCACCGAGGAGGGACGGGTTCTCCACGCGCGCTTGCGCACGACCCTCGAGCCCAACACGACCGCGACCGTCGCGTGGGATCTCACCGCGCGCGACGATCGCGCACCTTTCACCGGCGTCGACACCCCGAACCTGGGTGCCGGAATCGCACTTGAGAAGCCGCACGATGCTGAGCAGACGGCCGTCGGAACCCTCCTCACCCAATCCCTCGCGGACCTCACGAGCCTGCGCCTCGCCCGCCACAATGACCCCGATCAGGCGTTTCTTGCAGCCGGCGCGCCGTGGTTCTTCACGCTTTTTGGGCGCGACTCCCTCATCGCGGCGAGCTTCCTCGCGCCGCTCCATCCTGAACTTGCGGCGAGTACTCTGCGCACGCTTGCGACTCAGCAGGGCACCGCGAAGAACATCGATACCGCCGAGCAGCCCGGAAAGATCCTTCACGAAGTGCGCGCCGTGGGGATGGATATGGGCGATTCGTACCTCCCACCCGTGTACTACGGCACGATCGACGCGACGCCCCTGTGGATTCTCCTCGCAGGCGACGTCACCGACCTTGGGCTCGACGTGAGCGACCTCGCCGACAACGTCGCACGCGCCGCCGACTGGCTCCTCGACCACGCCGACGCCGACGGCAACCTGTTCCTCGAATACATCGACGAATCCGGCCACGGCCTCGCGAACCAGGGCTGGAAAGATTCGGGCGACTCCGTGCGTTTCGCGGACGGCACGATTGCGGAGGGCCCGATTGCCCTCGCCGAGGTGCAGGGTTACGCCTATGAAGCTGGGCTCGTGGCCGCGCGCCTCCTCGAACAGTGGGGGCACGAGCGCGCGAACGAACTCGGGGAACGGCTTCGTGAGCGGTGCGACGGTCTCCGGCGGGCCTTCCGTGACCAGTTCTGGGTGGAGGACAACAAGGGGGCCTACATTGCCCTCGCGCTCGACGGCAAGAAGCGTCCCGTGGACGGCGTCGCCTCCAACATGGGGCACCTTCTTGGCACCGGGCTTCTCGATCAGCGCGAAGAGCGCCTCGTCGTCGACCAGCTCATGGACTCGACGATGTTCACGGGCTTCGGCATCCGCACCCTCTCGAGCGACAATGGCGCCTACTTCCCCACTCGCTACCACGGCGGCAGCGTGTGGAGCCATGACACAGCGTTCATCATGCGTCAGGCCCTGCGCGCGGGTTTCACAAGCGAGGCACAGCAGATCGCCAGGGCGCTCGTGCGTGCGGCGCGCGGTTTTGAGTGGCGCCTGCCCGAACTGTTCGCGGGGGATCCGACGGCTGCCGTGCAACTGCCGCTCCCCTATCCGGCAAGCTGCCGCCCGCAGGCATGGGCTGCGGCGAGCGCCGTTCCGATTGCCGAGATTCTCGGTCTCCTGCCCGCGCGGGGCTAG